One part of the Thermococcus radiotolerans genome encodes these proteins:
- a CDS encoding 2-oxoacid:ferredoxin oxidoreductase subunit beta: MAKKIYSTYPMVKYLRKEALPTALCPGCGGGTVLNAFANAIDGLKIDPKDLVVVSGIGCSAWIASPYFLADTLHTTHGRAIAFATGVKVGLPDKKVVVISGDGDLASIGGNHLLHAARRNIDITVILVNNFIYGMTGGQVAPTTPFGAKTTTSPYRNIEHPLQISETVAAAGASYVARWTTAHVYQLIESIKKALQVKGFSLVEVISQCPVQFGRRNRMKEPAEMLRWFLKNSVPVSRARNMSPEELEGKFVIGEFVNRERPEFTTELNKLIDEVQEHFGLKEE, from the coding sequence AAGATATACTCCACCTATCCGATGGTTAAGTACCTCCGCAAGGAGGCCCTACCCACAGCCCTCTGTCCCGGCTGTGGCGGCGGAACCGTCCTCAACGCCTTCGCGAACGCGATCGACGGCCTCAAGATTGACCCTAAGGACCTCGTCGTCGTCAGCGGTATAGGCTGCTCCGCCTGGATAGCCTCACCGTACTTCCTCGCGGACACGCTCCACACGACCCATGGGAGGGCGATAGCCTTCGCCACCGGTGTCAAGGTGGGCCTCCCCGACAAGAAGGTCGTCGTCATAAGCGGTGACGGTGATCTGGCGAGCATAGGCGGTAACCACCTGCTCCACGCCGCGAGGAGGAACATAGACATAACCGTAATCCTCGTTAACAACTTCATCTACGGAATGACCGGCGGACAGGTCGCCCCCACGACACCTTTCGGCGCTAAAACCACCACCAGCCCGTACAGGAATATAGAGCACCCGCTCCAGATTTCCGAGACTGTTGCCGCCGCCGGAGCAAGCTACGTTGCCAGGTGGACCACCGCTCACGTCTACCAGCTCATCGAGAGCATAAAGAAAGCCCTCCAGGTTAAGGGCTTCTCGCTCGTTGAGGTCATCTCCCAGTGCCCGGTCCAGTTCGGAAGGAGGAACAGGATGAAGGAGCCGGCCGAGATGCTCAGATGGTTCCTCAAGAACTCAGTCCCGGTCAGCAGGGCGAGAAACATGAGCCCGGAGGAGCTTGAGGGCAAGTTCGTCATAGGGGAGTTCGTAAACAGAGAGAGGCCGGAGTTCACCACGGAGCTTAACAAGCTCATAGACGAGGTTCAGGAGCATTTCGGCCTCAAGGAGGAGTGA
- a CDS encoding 2-oxoacid:ferredoxin oxidoreductase subunit gamma, translating to MQVRFAGIGGQGVVLAGVILGEAAAIEGLNVVQTQDYSSASRGGHSIADVIISKEPIYDVIVTEADVLVALAQLGYDTVKDELREDGLLIVDTDLVKPDRDYIGAPFTRLAEESTGLALTVNMVALGYLVAKTGVVKKENVEEAIRRRVPKGTEDINIKAFRVGYEEGCR from the coding sequence ATGCAGGTTAGGTTCGCAGGCATAGGAGGCCAGGGCGTTGTCCTGGCCGGTGTCATACTCGGCGAGGCCGCCGCCATAGAGGGGCTGAACGTCGTCCAGACCCAGGATTACAGCTCCGCGAGCAGGGGCGGTCATTCCATAGCGGACGTGATAATATCCAAGGAGCCGATTTACGACGTCATAGTCACCGAGGCGGACGTTCTCGTCGCACTCGCCCAGCTCGGCTACGACACCGTCAAGGACGAGCTGAGGGAGGATGGACTGCTGATCGTAGACACCGATCTGGTTAAGCCAGATAGGGATTACATAGGCGCCCCGTTCACGCGCCTGGCGGAGGAGAGCACCGGTCTGGCGCTCACCGTTAACATGGTCGCCCTCGGCTACCTCGTGGCGAAAACCGGCGTTGTGAAGAAGGAAAACGTCGAGGAGGCCATAAGGAGGAGGGTTCCCAAGGGAACCGAGGATATAAACATCAAAGCCTTCAGGGTCGGTTACGAGGAGGGATGCAGATGA
- a CDS encoding 2-oxoacid:acceptor oxidoreductase subunit alpha codes for MRYPFPVGKSDFIQGDEAIARAAILAGCRFYAGYPITPASEIFEAMALYMPLVDGVSIQMEDELASMAAIIGASWAGAKAMTATSGPGFSLMQENLGYAIMTETPVVVVDVQRGGPSTGQPTLAAQGDIMQAIWGTHGDHSLIVLSPSTVQEAFDFTIRAFNLAEKYRTPVVLLTDAEIAHMRERVYVPLPEEIEIINRKLPANEEEAKFPFGDIHGDGVPPMPIFGRGYRTYVTGLTHDERGRPRTVEAEVHEKLIRRIIEKLERNREDIISYDAFELDDAEVAIVSTGIVSRSAVRAVKILRERGVKAGLLKLNTIWPFDFDMIEELAERVRKIYVPEMNLGQLYHLVKEGANGKAEVELIAKIGGEVHTPMEIVERVVG; via the coding sequence ATGAGATACCCTTTTCCGGTCGGTAAGAGCGATTTCATTCAGGGTGATGAGGCGATAGCAAGGGCGGCGATCCTCGCGGGATGCCGCTTCTACGCGGGTTATCCAATCACGCCCGCGAGCGAGATATTCGAGGCCATGGCCCTCTACATGCCGCTGGTGGACGGTGTAAGTATACAGATGGAAGACGAGCTGGCGAGCATGGCGGCGATAATAGGGGCTTCATGGGCCGGGGCCAAGGCCATGACCGCAACGAGCGGCCCGGGATTCAGCCTCATGCAGGAGAACCTAGGCTACGCGATAATGACGGAAACTCCGGTCGTTGTCGTGGACGTTCAGCGCGGCGGCCCATCAACGGGCCAGCCGACCCTCGCGGCCCAGGGAGACATAATGCAGGCCATCTGGGGAACCCACGGCGACCATTCGCTCATAGTTCTCAGTCCCTCAACCGTCCAGGAGGCCTTTGACTTCACCATAAGGGCCTTCAACCTGGCCGAGAAGTACAGGACGCCGGTGGTTCTTCTCACCGACGCGGAAATAGCCCACATGCGCGAGCGCGTTTACGTCCCCCTACCGGAGGAGATCGAGATAATCAACCGCAAGCTTCCGGCCAACGAGGAGGAGGCGAAGTTCCCGTTCGGCGACATACACGGCGACGGCGTTCCTCCGATGCCGATATTCGGCAGGGGGTACAGGACCTACGTCACAGGCCTTACCCACGACGAGCGCGGAAGGCCGAGGACGGTTGAAGCGGAGGTCCATGAAAAGCTCATACGGAGGATAATCGAGAAGCTGGAGCGCAACAGGGAGGACATAATCTCCTACGACGCCTTTGAGCTCGACGACGCTGAAGTAGCGATAGTGAGCACTGGCATAGTCTCCCGCTCGGCGGTAAGGGCCGTTAAGATACTCCGCGAGAGGGGCGTTAAGGCCGGCCTTCTCAAGCTCAACACGATATGGCCCTTCGACTTCGACATGATCGAGGAGCTCGCCGAGCGCGTGAGGAAGATATACGTCCCGGAGATGAACCTCGGACAGCTCTACCACCTCGTCAAAGAGGGCGCCAACGGAAAGGCGGAGGTCGAGCTGATAGCGAAGATAGGCGGCGAGGTTCACACTCCGATGGAGATAGTCGAGAGGGTGGTGGGCTGA
- a CDS encoding 2-oxoacid:ferredoxin oxidoreductase subunit beta, whose product MYLKSAYEIRDKYLRKDMLPTIFCPGCGIGSALQYTLRAIDDLGLNQDEIVWVSGIGCSSRVPGFVNFDGLHTTHGRALAFATGIKLANPDLKIIAFMGDGDAAAIGGNHLIHAIRRNLDITVILINNFTYGMTGGQVAPTALKGLRGTTAPYGQFENPFDIADLAVSAGANYVARWSVFNYLQGINSIKKALNKEGFTLVEFLSPCPISFGRRNRMKTAPELLRWYQKITVPLAKAKKMPPEELEGKIVIGEFADRDRPGLVREYEAYKKRAKKMMGWEE is encoded by the coding sequence ATGTACCTGAAATCCGCTTACGAGATTCGCGACAAGTACCTGAGAAAGGACATGCTCCCGACGATATTCTGTCCGGGCTGTGGAATAGGCTCGGCGCTCCAGTACACGCTCCGCGCGATAGACGACCTCGGCCTCAACCAAGACGAGATAGTCTGGGTCAGCGGAATAGGCTGTTCCTCCCGTGTTCCGGGCTTCGTCAACTTCGACGGCCTCCACACGACCCACGGAAGGGCTTTAGCCTTCGCCACCGGTATAAAGCTCGCCAATCCGGACCTCAAGATAATCGCCTTCATGGGCGACGGAGATGCCGCGGCCATAGGAGGAAACCACCTCATCCATGCCATCAGGAGGAACCTCGACATAACTGTGATACTCATCAACAACTTCACCTACGGAATGACCGGCGGCCAGGTCGCGCCGACCGCCCTGAAGGGCCTGCGCGGAACTACCGCTCCCTACGGTCAGTTCGAGAACCCCTTCGATATAGCCGACCTCGCGGTTTCGGCTGGAGCCAACTACGTGGCAAGGTGGAGCGTCTTCAACTACCTCCAGGGAATCAACAGCATCAAGAAGGCCCTCAACAAGGAAGGATTTACCCTCGTTGAGTTCCTCTCGCCGTGCCCGATAAGCTTCGGAAGGAGGAACAGGATGAAGACCGCTCCGGAACTGCTCCGCTGGTATCAGAAGATAACCGTCCCGCTCGCGAAGGCCAAGAAGATGCCGCCGGAGGAGCTCGAGGGCAAGATAGTCATCGGAGAGTTTGCCGACAGGGACAGGCCGGGTCTCGTGAGGGAGTACGAGGCGTACAAGAAGCGCGCCAAGAAGATGATGGGGTGGGAGGAATGA
- a CDS encoding 2-oxoacid:ferredoxin oxidoreductase subunit gamma, whose protein sequence is MRKEILFSGFGGQGVILASVILGRAAAVYEGLYAVQTQAYGPESRGGASKAEVVISDEPIDYPKTLNPDCAVFFSQEAYNKYLQTVKRGARIIVEEELVPHRDTEFERGLEVVSLPLTEIAEETTGLSLTMNILTLGILTAWTSVVSREAIEKAVLDAVPKGTEEINLKALHKGFELGEKAKAGDL, encoded by the coding sequence ATGAGGAAGGAGATACTCTTCAGCGGCTTCGGCGGTCAGGGAGTCATCCTGGCGAGCGTCATCCTCGGGAGGGCCGCGGCGGTCTACGAGGGACTCTACGCCGTTCAGACACAGGCCTACGGGCCGGAGTCTAGAGGTGGAGCGAGCAAGGCAGAGGTGGTCATAAGCGACGAGCCCATAGACTACCCCAAGACCCTCAATCCCGACTGTGCCGTCTTCTTCTCCCAGGAGGCCTACAACAAGTACCTCCAGACTGTGAAGAGGGGGGCACGGATAATAGTCGAGGAGGAGCTCGTTCCGCACAGGGACACCGAGTTCGAGAGGGGGCTTGAGGTGGTCTCGCTGCCGCTCACGGAGATAGCCGAGGAAACCACCGGGCTGAGCCTCACCATGAACATCCTCACCCTCGGAATCCTGACGGCGTGGACCAGTGTCGTGAGCAGGGAGGCCATAGAGAAGGCCGTTCTGGATGCGGTCCCCAAAGGCACCGAGGAGATAAACCTCAAGGCGCTTCACAAGGGCTTCGAGCTCGGGGAGAAGGCAAAGGCCGGAGACCTCTAA
- a CDS encoding DUF192 domain-containing protein, protein MLVNETKERTWHGHVKLADSFFKRFRGLMLVRNVNYAMVFVLPAETKANASIHMFFMLSDIDVIWLDSARRVVDFKTARKWRFYAPKEPAKYIIEGPVGLIKTLDVEEGDLISWTPSEEKERAVPVKVSLPDGLSFEKGTNGMALTESVREVKVKGN, encoded by the coding sequence ATGCTCGTCAACGAGACCAAGGAGAGAACATGGCACGGGCATGTGAAGCTGGCGGACAGCTTCTTTAAGCGCTTCAGGGGATTAATGCTGGTTAGAAACGTCAACTATGCCATGGTCTTCGTTCTTCCGGCGGAAACCAAGGCCAACGCGTCAATTCACATGTTCTTCATGCTGAGCGATATAGACGTAATCTGGCTGGACTCCGCGAGACGAGTGGTGGACTTTAAAACTGCCCGGAAATGGCGGTTCTACGCTCCGAAAGAGCCAGCCAAGTACATAATAGAAGGGCCGGTGGGCCTGATAAAAACGCTCGACGTTGAGGAGGGCGATTTGATAAGCTGGACCCCAAGCGAGGAGAAGGAAAGGGCCGTGCCGGTGAAGGTGTCGCTGCCCGATGGTCTCTCCTTCGAGAAGGGAACCAACGGAATGGCGCTCACAGAGAGCGTGAGGGAAGTTAAGGTGAAGGGGAACTAA
- a CDS encoding HepT-like ribonuclease domain-containing protein → MKRAHEDYINDIIEAIALIEEFTANMEFEEFERDKKTQFAVIRALEIIGEAAKAIPEEFKEKHPEVPWKEMARMRDKLIHAYFGVDLRVVWRTLNEDIPQLKKKLETLL, encoded by the coding sequence ATGAAGCGAGCGCATGAAGACTACATCAACGATATCATCGAAGCAATAGCGCTGATAGAGGAGTTCACCGCCAACATGGAATTTGAGGAATTCGAGCGAGACAAGAAAACCCAGTTTGCAGTTATCCGGGCTCTGGAGATAATTGGCGAAGCCGCCAAGGCCATTCCAGAGGAGTTCAAGGAGAAACACCCGGAAGTGCCCTGGAAAGAGATGGCAAGAATGAGGGATAAACTTATACACGCGTATTTTGGAGTTGATCTCCGGGTTGTATGGCGAACCCTCAACGAGGACATTCCACAGCTGAAAAAGAAGCTGGAGACCCTCCTTTAG
- the mntA gene encoding type VII toxin-antitoxin system antitoxin protein adenylyltransferase MntA, whose translation MAMKTLEDIETILKAHKNELKERFGVKEIGIFGSYVRGEAKETSDIDILVDFYEVPSLFRFIELEEYLEELLGVRVDLVLKSALKPKISEYVMREVIYV comes from the coding sequence ATGGCCATGAAGACCCTGGAGGATATAGAAACCATCCTGAAGGCCCACAAAAATGAGCTGAAGGAGAGATTTGGAGTAAAGGAGATTGGGATATTCGGTTCCTACGTCCGCGGAGAGGCCAAAGAAACGAGCGATATTGACATTCTGGTCGACTTCTACGAGGTTCCTTCCCTGTTCAGGTTCATAGAGCTCGAGGAGTATCTCGAGGAACTCCTCGGTGTAAGGGTTGACCTTGTTCTAAAGTCTGCTTTGAAGCCCAAAATTTCCGAATATGTGATGAGGGAGGTCATCTACGTATGA
- a CDS encoding 6-pyruvoyl trahydropterin synthase family protein, whose amino-acid sequence MKARIIERFKFEAAHAVLINGEPEEIHGHTFRLEVAVEGPLENGYVMDFLELRRIVNEIIEKLDHRNLNTLFENPTTENVALWIAEEVGKKLPGDVRLKRVILWEGEENGVEFEF is encoded by the coding sequence ATGAAAGCCAGAATCATCGAGCGCTTCAAATTCGAGGCGGCCCATGCCGTTCTGATCAACGGAGAGCCCGAGGAGATACACGGCCACACGTTCAGGCTTGAAGTGGCCGTTGAAGGCCCCCTGGAGAACGGCTACGTAATGGACTTCCTCGAGCTGAGGAGAATCGTGAACGAAATCATTGAGAAGCTCGACCACAGAAACCTAAACACGCTCTTCGAGAACCCGACGACCGAGAATGTGGCCCTGTGGATTGCGGAAGAGGTCGGAAAAAAACTGCCTGGTGACGTCAGGCTTAAAAGAGTGATCCTCTGGGAAGGAGAAGAGAACGGGGTGGAGTTTGAGTTCTGA
- the metG gene encoding methionine--tRNA ligase, translating to MVRYMVTSALPYANGPIHAGHLAGAYLPADIFVRYLRLRGEEVLFICGTDEHGTPITFRALKEGRSPREIVDEFHEHIKTTFERAKISFDYFGRTELPVHYRISQEFFLKALENGHLVKKVTKQAYCEHDKMFLPDRYVIGTCPYCGAENQRGDQCEVCGHPLTPEKLINPRCNICGNPITFKDSAHYYIRMQDFEERLKEWVLGQEHWKPNVRNTVLGWINEGLEERAMTRDLNWGIPVPLDDEDVKGKVLYVWFEAPIGYISITIEHLKREGRENEWKKFWLNLDGETKVIHFIGKDNVPFHAIFWPAFLMAYGKYRDEEVEAEWNLPYDIPANEYLNLEGKKFSTSRNWAIWVHEFLDAFPADYLRYYLTAIMPETRDSDFSFADFKSKINEELVNNLGNFVHRAMTFANRYFDGVVPERGELDDLDRQAFEEIEKAFEETGELIARYKFKDALKRVMELAIFGNRYFDYQKPWKTAKTDRARTATTVNISLQIVKALGILLEPFLPDASEKIWHLLNLEELKSWEFTEIPAGHRVRKASPMFKKVTDEDIIYFIVNYIARGNPKSARLLLDKYYKRDDVMKVALERFGEAKREEAMAILKSIYGDEIGVKSEKSGKSPKKEKVKKKEEGGESVEYISFDDFLKLDLRVGKIIEVKDHPNADRLYVVKVDLGDEVRQLVAGLKKYYKPEELLNHYVVIIANLEPKKLRGVESQGMLLAADDGENVALLMPDKEIKLGAGIR from the coding sequence ATGGTCAGGTACATGGTAACATCCGCTCTTCCTTACGCTAATGGTCCGATTCACGCGGGACACCTGGCAGGAGCGTACCTTCCAGCGGACATCTTCGTGCGCTACCTTAGACTTAGGGGCGAGGAAGTCTTGTTCATCTGCGGAACCGACGAGCACGGGACGCCGATAACCTTCCGCGCGCTGAAGGAGGGAAGAAGCCCGAGGGAGATAGTTGACGAGTTCCACGAGCACATAAAGACGACCTTCGAGAGGGCCAAGATAAGCTTCGACTACTTCGGTAGAACCGAGCTTCCGGTTCACTACCGCATAAGCCAGGAGTTCTTCCTCAAGGCGCTTGAGAACGGCCACCTAGTCAAGAAGGTCACCAAACAGGCCTACTGCGAGCACGACAAGATGTTTCTGCCCGACCGATACGTCATAGGCACCTGCCCCTACTGCGGCGCCGAGAACCAGCGCGGTGACCAGTGTGAGGTCTGCGGTCATCCACTGACGCCGGAGAAGCTCATCAACCCGCGCTGTAACATCTGCGGCAACCCGATAACCTTCAAGGACTCGGCCCACTACTACATCCGCATGCAGGACTTCGAGGAGCGGCTGAAGGAGTGGGTTCTCGGCCAGGAGCACTGGAAACCGAACGTCAGGAACACCGTCCTCGGCTGGATTAACGAGGGCCTCGAAGAGAGGGCCATGACGAGGGACCTCAACTGGGGAATACCCGTCCCCCTCGACGACGAGGACGTTAAAGGAAAGGTGCTCTACGTCTGGTTCGAGGCCCCAATAGGCTACATCTCAATCACAATCGAGCACCTGAAGAGGGAGGGGAGGGAAAACGAGTGGAAGAAGTTCTGGCTCAACCTCGACGGCGAGACCAAGGTCATCCACTTCATCGGCAAGGACAACGTGCCCTTCCACGCCATATTCTGGCCGGCCTTCCTGATGGCCTACGGAAAGTACAGGGATGAGGAAGTTGAGGCCGAGTGGAACCTGCCCTACGACATTCCCGCCAACGAGTACCTCAACCTCGAAGGCAAGAAGTTCTCCACCAGCAGGAACTGGGCCATCTGGGTCCACGAGTTCCTCGACGCCTTCCCTGCAGATTACCTGCGCTACTACCTCACCGCCATAATGCCCGAAACTCGCGATAGCGACTTCAGCTTCGCCGACTTCAAGAGCAAGATAAACGAGGAGCTCGTCAACAACCTCGGAAACTTCGTCCACAGGGCGATGACCTTCGCCAACCGCTACTTCGACGGTGTCGTTCCGGAGAGGGGCGAGCTGGACGACCTCGACAGACAGGCCTTCGAGGAAATCGAGAAGGCCTTCGAGGAGACCGGGGAGCTGATAGCCCGCTACAAGTTCAAGGACGCGTTAAAGCGGGTCATGGAGCTCGCCATCTTCGGCAACCGCTACTTCGACTACCAGAAGCCGTGGAAGACCGCCAAAACCGACCGGGCAAGGACGGCAACCACCGTAAACATCTCTCTCCAGATAGTCAAGGCCCTCGGAATCCTGCTGGAGCCGTTCCTCCCCGATGCCAGCGAGAAGATATGGCACCTCCTCAACCTCGAGGAGCTGAAGAGCTGGGAGTTCACCGAGATTCCGGCCGGGCACAGGGTTAGGAAGGCCAGCCCAATGTTCAAGAAGGTAACCGACGAGGACATAATCTACTTCATTGTGAACTACATAGCACGGGGCAACCCCAAGAGCGCCAGGCTGCTCCTCGATAAGTATTACAAGCGGGACGATGTGATGAAGGTTGCCCTCGAGCGCTTCGGGGAGGCCAAACGGGAAGAGGCCATGGCAATCCTTAAGAGCATCTACGGGGATGAAATCGGAGTTAAATCTGAAAAGTCCGGAAAATCCCCGAAGAAGGAGAAGGTGAAGAAAAAAGAGGAAGGTGGTGAAAGCGTGGAGTACATAAGCTTTGATGACTTCCTGAAGCTCGACCTCCGCGTTGGAAAGATAATCGAGGTCAAGGATCACCCGAACGCCGACAGGCTCTACGTGGTCAAGGTTGACCTCGGAGACGAGGTCAGACAGCTCGTTGCCGGGCTGAAGAAGTACTACAAGCCGGAAGAGCTGCTCAACCACTACGTCGTCATCATAGCAAACCTCGAGCCCAAGAAGCTCAGGGGAGTAGAGAGCCAGGGAATGCTCTTAGCGGCTGACGACGGCGAGAACGTGGCTTTGCTCATGCCAGATAAGGAGATAAAACTGGGAGCAGGGATAAGGTGA
- a CDS encoding helix-turn-helix transcriptional regulator, with protein sequence MRLRQVAVFLMATLILLPWVSAYTVSSLVLTVYDDGYVKVEYEILPAEYASQIELPLIGDHYENVIVEDEDGNPLNFLLENGSLLIYSGDAGIVKVSYYTPDLTAKEGMVWTLHVATNDSFTVVLPENAIVVDLSDIPLEIAGNSITMPPGNQSVSYTLNGRGVGGESGAGSLPYLALLGGLAVVGGSAYALWRKKRGQSSMPTREEFQARLENLDLNEEEKRALLYIFDKGGKASQAEVREAIGLPKTTAWRMFKRLERKGLVKVLKGRKENWVELRF encoded by the coding sequence ATGAGACTCAGGCAAGTTGCAGTCTTCCTGATGGCAACGCTCATCCTTCTGCCTTGGGTTAGTGCGTATACCGTCTCGTCTCTGGTTTTGACGGTTTACGATGACGGCTACGTCAAGGTTGAATATGAAATCCTGCCCGCGGAGTACGCCTCCCAGATTGAACTTCCTCTCATAGGAGACCATTACGAAAACGTCATCGTTGAGGACGAGGACGGAAATCCCTTGAACTTCCTGCTTGAGAACGGAAGTCTCCTCATCTATTCCGGGGATGCCGGGATAGTCAAGGTCTCCTACTACACCCCTGACCTGACCGCGAAGGAGGGCATGGTGTGGACGCTTCACGTTGCGACCAACGATTCCTTCACAGTTGTGCTGCCCGAAAACGCCATAGTGGTTGACCTGAGCGACATACCGCTTGAGATAGCGGGGAACTCGATAACCATGCCCCCTGGAAACCAGAGCGTTTCCTACACGCTCAACGGCAGAGGGGTCGGAGGGGAGAGCGGGGCGGGCAGTTTGCCGTATCTCGCCCTCTTGGGAGGTCTTGCGGTAGTCGGAGGCTCCGCCTATGCCCTATGGAGAAAGAAAAGGGGTCAGAGCTCAATGCCGACCCGCGAGGAGTTCCAGGCCAGGCTTGAGAACCTCGACCTCAACGAGGAGGAGAAGCGTGCGCTGCTCTACATCTTCGACAAAGGCGGGAAGGCCAGCCAGGCCGAGGTTAGGGAGGCGATAGGTCTGCCGAAGACCACCGCCTGGAGGATGTTCAAGCGCCTCGAGAGGAAGGGTCTTGTGAAGGTTCTGAAGGGCAGAAAGGAAAACTGGGTGGAGCTCAGGTTCTGA